GCGGGATGAAAGCCGCCATCAACGGCGTGCCCAGCCTCTCCACCCTCGATGGCTGGTGGCTCGAAGGATGCGTCGAGGGCGTAACGGGCTGGTCGATCGGCTCTGCGTCCGACGACTGCCGAACCGAAGGCCACGAGAGCATGGACCCGCGACACGCCGCGGACCTCTACGACAAGCTCGAGCGCGCCGTCGCGCCGCTCTTCCACCGCGACAAGCCGTCCTGGGCGCGGATGATGCTCAACTGCATCGCCGTGAACGGGTCGTACTTCACCGCCGAGCGGATGGTCGCCGAGTACGCCGTGCGGGCGTACGCGCGCTAGGCCGTCGTCTCCGGCCCGACGACCTCGACACGCGTCGATCGGTCGAGGTTGCAGACGACCAGTTCGCCGTCGTCCTTGCGGATGACGAGGCGGTCGAGCCAGAGTTTCTTGTCCTCGCCGTGCGCGTACCACGAGCCGGTCTTCTCGCGCCCGGCGCGCACCACCGTCCCCTCGAAAGTGGTCGTGATCGCGCCGGAGAGGCGCGGCACTTCCTTCGTCACACGGACGCGGTCGCCAGGCTCGAAGGTGCGGGTCTGGAGCGGCATGGGGCTGAGTATACGCGCGGCGTCACCGCCCGATGGCACGCTCGACCTCGGCCAGCAGGCGGGCCGCGCCGTCGCCGGTGCGCGCCTCGGCGATCAGCCGCATGATCGGCTCGGTGTTGCTCGCCCGCACGTGGACCCACGCCGGACCGCCGCCCGCGTGGCGGCAGTCGTCCCAGTCCACGCGCACACCGTCCTGACGGTCGGCGCGGGCACCTTCCCTGCTCGCCCAGGCGGCGACGCGCTCGACGGCGGGCGACGCCGCCTCGCGGGCGGCCATCTCGACCTTGCGCTTCTCGATCGCATAGGCGGGCATTTCCGCGATCAGCTCGGCGAGCGCCCGCCCGTGCCGGGCCATCAGGGCGAGCACGAGGGCCATCGCGCTCAGTGAGTCGCGGACGCAGGTCACGCCCGGCCAGATGACGCCGCCGTTCCCCTCCCCACCGATCTCGGAGCCTTCGCGCTTCATCGCGCCGGCGACGTGTGCCTCGCCGACGGGCGTGCGAACGACACGCGCCCCGTGCTCGCGTGCGAGGTCGTCGATCATTCGGCTGGTCGAGAGGTTCGCGCACAGCACGATGCCGCGGTGTCCCTCGTGCGCGCGCGCACCCAGCGCGTCGCACGCCTCCAGCACGCTCCGCGCGGCGAGCACGAGCGTCCACTCCTCGCCGACGTATCTCCCTTCGCCGTCGATGATCGCGAGGCGGTCGCCGTCAGGATCCTGCGCGAAGCCGGCGTCCGCCCGGGACTCGCTCACCGCCGCGCAGAGTGTGCCGAGGTTTTCGCGTGTCGGTTCCGGCGGGTGGGGGAAGACGCCAGACTCGTCGTCGCCGAGGTGTGTGACGCGGCAGCCGAGCGATTCGAGCAGCCGCCGCCCGCCCTCGACCCCGGCCGCGTTCACCGAGTCCAGCACGACCGAGTAGCGCCGTTCGCGGATGAGCGCGACGAGTTCGTCGCCGAGCCTGCGGAGCACGAGCGCGGCGTGGTCCCAGCCCGCGTCGTGCCGGCGCCGCACTCGCCCCGCCTCCGACCAGTTCCGCCACACGACACGCCCACCGCGGAACGTCGCGGCGATCTCGTCAGCGGCCGGCGGCGGCGGGGCGCAAGCGCGCACGCCCTCGGCGACGCCCTCACCCTCGGCGACGAGGCACTTGATCCCGTTCCATTCCTGGCCGTTATGGCTGGCGGTGACGACGAGGCCGCCCGCCGCGTCGAGTTCGTCCACCATCACGCCGACGGTGGGGGTCATCTCGACGCCGAGGTCGATCACGTCGCATCCCGCGCCGGTGAGGCCCGCAACGGCCGCAGCGTGGATCGGGTCGCACCCCGCGCGTCCGTCGCGCCCGACAACGACCACCGGCCTGCCCCCCCGTCGAGGCAGCCACGACCCGAACGCCGCGGCGAACCGCGCCGCGACTTCGGTCGTCAGGCTCGTGCCGACGATCCCGCGCATCCCGCTCACCCCGACCATCAACGGACCGTCGCGCATCGTTCCTCCCGCCGCCCGGCAGAGAACAGCCTACCCGCCGACTCACGATCGGCCCACTCATGTCTGGTTCCTGGCGTCTCTCCTCCTCCTTCCTATACTTCGCGCCCTTCCATGTATTCCATCTCCGTCGAGACCGAGTTCTGCGCCGCGCACGCCATCGTCATCGCCGGCGTGCGCGAGCCGCTCCACGGGCACAACTGGCGAGTGACGGCGACGATCTCCGGCGACACGCTCGACGATGAGGGCGTGCTCTGCGACTTCCACGCCGTCGAGGCCGCGCTCCGCGAGGTCATCTCTCCTTTCGTCAACGCGAACCTGCACGATTCGCCCCCGTTCAACCGCCGCAACCCTACCGCCGAACTCGTGGCGCGGCACATCGCCGACGAACTCGCCGTGCGTCTCGCGCCGTCGCTCGCCCGGGGCGCCCGCGTGTCAGCCGTGAGCGTCACCGAAGCCCCCGGTTGCGCCGCGACCTACCGTCCTGAGCCGTGACGCAGACCCGCCGAGCCAACTCCGTCACCCGCGAGCCGGAGCCGTCGCCCGAGGCGTCGCACTTCTTCAACCGCGACCTCTCGTGGCTGGAGTTCAACCGGCGCGTGCTGGCGCAGGCCGCCGACGCGGACTTTCCGCTGCTCGAACGGGTGAAGTTCCTCGCCATCTTCTCGAACAACCTCGACGAGTTCTTCATGAAGCGTGTCGGCCTGCTGAAGCGCTCGGTGCATGCGGGCATCGACTCGCCCGGGCCGGACGGGCTGCGCGGCCGGCAGGTGCTGGCGGCCATCCGCGAGCGCGTCATCGAGTTGCAGCGCGTGCAGGCGGAGTTGTGGGAGCGGACGCTTCGCCCCGCGCTCGAAGCCGAGGGCGTGCGCATCCTCCGCTACGCCGACCTGAACGCCGACGAACGAACCGCGATCGACGCCTGGTACCGGGCGAACGTGTTCCCGGTGCTTACGCCGCTTGCGGTCGATCCGGGCCACCGCTTCCCGTTCATCTCGAACCTCTCGGAGAACCTCGGCATTCTCGTCTGCGCGCCGGGCAGCCCCGAGCGGCACTTCGCCCGCATCAAGGTGCCCGACGTCCTGCCCCGGTTCGTCCCCGTGGGTGCGGACGCGCCCATGCAGCCCGGCGACCTCGCCCGCCTCCCGGTCTCGCAGGATGCGCCGCTGCGCCTGCTCCCGCTGGAGGAGCTGATCCTCAACAACCTCGACGACCTCTTCCCCGGCATGGAAACGCACGACGTCACGCCCTTCCGGCTGACGCGCAACGCGGCGGTCGAGCGGGAGGACGACGAGGTCGAGGATCTCCTCGAGCACGTCGAGGCGGAACTTCACATGCGCCGGTTCGCCAGCGCGGTGCGCATCGAGACCGCCCCGAACCCTTCGCCCGGCGTGCTCGCCTTCGTCACCGACGAGCTGGGCCTGACCGAGGAGGACGTCTACAAGCGGCCCGGACCGCTCGAGTACGCCGACCTCTTCCAGGTGGCGGAAGTCGCCCTGCCGCACCTGAAGTTCGAGCCGTGGATTCCCGCCGTGCCGCCCGCGATCGCGCACGCCTCGTCCTCGGACTCGGACCTCTTCGCCATCGTGCGTGAGCGCGACGTGCTGCTCCACCATCCCTACGAGTCGTTCAAGGCGTCGGTCGAGCGGTTCATCGCCGCCGCCGCCCGCGACCCGGACGTGCTGGCGATCAAGCAGACCATCTACCGTACCAGCCGCGACTCGCCCTTCGTCGCCTCGCTCATCCGCGCCGCGGAGAACGGCAAGCAGGTCGCCTGCCTCGTCGAGCTCCGCGCCCGCTTCGACGAGCAGAAGAACCTCCGCTTCGCGCGGCAGCTCGAGAAACACGGCGTCCACGTCGCCTACGGCGTCGTCGGGCTGAAGACCCACTGCAAGTGCTCCCTCGTCGTCCGCCGCGAGAGCGGCGGCCTGCGCGCCTACGCCCACCTCGGCACCGGAAACTACAACCCCCACACGGCCCAGCTCTACACCGACATCGGCCTGCTCACCTCCAACCCGCGCATCACCGACGACGTCGTCGCCCTCTTCAACCTCCTCACCGGACGCAGCCAGCAGACCGAATACAACGAGCTGCTCATCGCCCCCGCCAACCTCCGCCGCCAGTTCTCCGAGCTCATCCGCCGCGAGACAGAGAATGCACGCCGCGGTCTGCCCGCGCGCATCTTCGTCAAGGTCAACTCCCTCGAAGACCGCAAGATGAGCGAACTCATCTACGAGGCCTCGCAGGCCGGCGTGCGGGTCGATCTCGTCGTGCGCGGCTTCTGCTGCCTCCGCCCCGGCGTGCCCGGACTCTCCGACAACGTCCGCGTCGTCTCCGTCGTCGGCAGGTTCCTCGAACACTCGCGCGTCTTTCACTTCGCCAACGCCCGCGAGAACCCCCTCGACGGCGACTGGTACATCGGCTCGGCCGACTGGATGTACCGCAACCTCAACAACCGCGTCGAGGCGGTCATCCCCGTGCGCGACGCCGACGCCCGGCGACGCCTGAACCGCATCCGCGAGGTCATGCTCGCCGATCGCCGTCGCGCCTGGTCGCTCAACCCCGACGGCTCGTACACGCAACTCGTCCCCCCCCCGGACGCGCCGCCCGATTCGCCCGTCGCCCTCGGCACCTTCCGCACGCTGATGAACGACACGCTCGCCGCCTCGGGCCAAGGGTAACGCCCCCCTCATCCTCTCCTCGGTCAGGCCTCCTCCAGCGCGCCGAACTCCGGCTCCTCCGCCGCGCTCCCCGTGCCCGTGATCGCCCGCACGATGCGTTCGGCGTGGACGTGCGTGTTCTCGATGAAGTATCGCGTGCGCTCCTGCGAGCCGCCGCACGCCGTCCCCGCGACGTACACGCCCGGCACGTTCGTCTCCATCGTTCGAGGGTCGTGGGTCGGCCGCCGTTCCGGGCCTTCCAGCGCGATGCCGAACGCTTCGAACAGCGATGGATCCTGCACGTACCCGGTCATCAGCAGCACGAAATCGGTTTCGATCTCGGTCGGCCCGCCGCGCCCGCCCGCGTCGCCGAGCACGACCGAGCCGTCGCGGATCTCGCGCACGACCGTCCGCGGCAGCCACCCGATCTCGCCCTTCGCGATCAGCCACTCGATCTCCGGCCGCAGCCAGTACTTCACCCGCTGCTCGTCGAACCGCTCGCCGCGATACGAGACCGTCACACGCGCCCCCACCCGCCGGCACCGCAGCGCGGCCTCCACCGCCGAGTTCTTCCCGCCCACGATCAGCACGCGCGTGCCGAAGTACTTGTGCGGTCCCTCGAAGTAGTGGCTCACGTGCGCCAGCCCCTCGCCCGCCACGCCCAGCATCCGCGGCCGGTGCATGTTCCCGATCGCCAGCACGACCCGCCGCGCTCGATACTCCTCCCCTCCTTCTTCGGGTGCAGGGCCTTGCATGCCCCGTTCCTCCCCCATTTCCTCCTTCCCTCCCACACCGTGCGGGCTTCTTGCTGTCCGAACAACGAACACCTCTCCCTCGCGCCGCACGCCGACCACACGCCGGTATGGGCGAATCTCCAGCCCGAACTGCCGCACGATCTCGCGCAGGTACGCCTGGTACTCCTCGCCGGTGATCTTGGCCTGATCGACGCTGGGGATCGGCACGCCGCGGACGGCGAGCCGCTCGGTGCTGGAGAAGAACCGGGTGTTCGGCGCCCACCACCCGAAGGTCGCGCCGACCTGTCCGGCCTCGACGTGCGCGTACGACACCCCCGCGCGCTTCAGCCCCGCTGCAACCTCCAGACCGATCGGCCCAGCGCCGACGATCAGCACGTCCGCGTCGATCATCGGCCAAGAATAGCCCAGGCGCGCGGCGTCTCACGAACAGCACGCTCCGCGGTCGGCAGGCGGAAGACGCGGTGGTCAGCGCGCACGCCGGGAGTGGTTGAAGACGGGGTCTGCAAGGATCCGCCCCGGTGAAGTCGGCATTCCCGCTCTTGCCTTGATCCCTCTTCCCCTCCACCTCCGTAGCATCCGCCATGCGACGCGCCGGGTGCGACGAGAACAACCTGCAGATGTCCGACGTGCTCTGCGACTTCTGCGGGGCGGAGTGGACCCTCGATCGCCCGATGGTCGAAGGCCACCGCGGCGCGTGCATCTGCGGCCCGTGCCTCAGCATCGCCTACACCGAACTCGTGATGCTGGGCACGGACGCCGCGCCCGCGGGCTATGAGTGCCGCCTGTGCCTGGAGCACAAACCGGACCCGGCGTGGAGCAGCCCGCTCTTCGAGGGCGTGTACGCCTGCCGCCAGTGCGTAAAGCGCAGCGCGGGCGTGCTGCACAAGGACCCGGACATCCCGTGGCGCAAGCCGGACGCGCCCGCGCCGCCGTGATGCCGGTCAGCGGTCGTGGTCATTCTCGTCGTCGCTCGCCGGCAGGTCTTCGTGCCCGGATTCGAGGGCTGCTCGCAGGGCCGCGAGCCGTGCCGCGTGGCCCTCGGTCAGGCGACCGGTGAAGAGGCGTTCGAAGGCGTCCGCGGCGTCGGTCGCGTGCGGCAGCGATGCCGCGCGGTCGAGGACGTCGAGCCAGGTGTCGGCGTCGGCGTTCAGGGCGGCCGCGGCGTCGTAGCGCCGCAGCGCGATGAGCGCGCCGAGGCGGGCACGGACGGCGCGGGCGTGCGAAGCATCGTCAGCGTCCTCGGGGAAGACGCCGAGCACGTCGAGCGCGGTCTGCGCGCGGCCGAGGGCCAACCTGGCCTCGGCGAGCATCAGGATCGCCTCGACGCGGTCGCGCTCGTCGAGGACGCGGGCCTTGGCCCCCTCGATGAGCGGCGCCAGCGCGAGTTCCCGCCGCGCTGGCGAGCGGATCACGCGCGCCACGGCGACCCGGTCGGCAGGCGCGAGCGCCTCGACGAACGCATCCAGCGCGGCGGCGTGGGCCGCGGGCGTCGGCGCTGGCAGCAGCACCATCCGCTCGAATGCCTCGGCGGCGGGCAGGTGCGCCTGCGCGGCCCGCGAGGCGGCGGCGAAGAGGCCGGGATCGTCCGAGGCACGGGCGATGATCGCCCCGGTGAACTCCGCGAACGGCGCGAGGCTGTCCGCGACAGCCGCGCGCACCCCCGCGCGCGTCGAGGCCAGCAGCGAGGCGACTGCGCGCCGATCGCCGTCATCTCCCAGCGAGGCCAGCAGGCGAACGGATGAGGGGTTCAGCGTGTCAGGTGGGGCGGCGCGCAGCGACTCGACGACGCGCTGCCGGTCCGTGGGGTCTTCGAGCAGCCCGGCGCGGTGCAGCGCGAGCAGGGCATCGGCGGCCGCGCCACGCGCGCCCGACTCGCGTTCAAGCCACGCGAGCGCGGGGCCGCGGATCACCGGCGAGGGCCAGCGCGTGGCGGCGACCAGCAGCGCCTCGGCGGGGCGGGCGTCGGTCTCGCGGGCAAGGGCGCGTCCGACCACAGGCTCCGCCTCGGGGGGGGCGAGGCGACTGACGAGCAGCGCAGCCTCGGCCCGAACCTCCGGCGATGCGTGTTCGAGCAGCGAGATCGCGGAGGCCGCGACCTCACCCCCGAGCGTGTTCGTCGCCGAGAGTTCCCGCGCGGCCAGTTCAAAGCCGAGGCGGCGCAGTTCGTCCCGGTCGTCGCGCAGCAGCGAAGCAAGCATCGTGAGCCGCTCCTCGGCGGACACGAGGAGGTAGAGCCGCCGGGTCGTTTCGACCAGGCGTGTCTTCGCGCGCTCGTTGCGCTGCCACAGGTCCGCGCTTCGCCGCGCCAGCGACTCGATCAGCTCCCGCTGCCATAGCCGCTCCGGCAGCGTTTCGACGCGAGTCAGCCACGCCTGCCACGCCTCGGCGGTGCGAGGCAGGTCGGTCCGCGCGGCGAGGCGTTCGAGAGCGTCGAACGCCGCCGTGCGCACCGCTGACGGGCGACTCGGCTCGACGAACGCCACGATCGTCCGCGCGGCTTCGCGCGTGCGCACGCTCGCCAGCGCGCCGAGCACCGCCGGAACCTGCTCCGGCGTTGAGACCGCCGCCAGCGCGCCCAGCGGCGCGCCGAGGTCGACCGCGACCGCCGGCGAGCGCGCCATCGCGGCCAGCAGCAGCCGGCGCGATCCCGGGGCGTCTTCCGCGCGGGCGAGAACCTCGGAAACCAGCCGCAGGCTCTCCGGCTCCACGCACCGATCCACCAAGAGCGAAGCCGCCCGCTCCCGGTCGGCGGCAGGTGCGGCGGGATCGTCGAGCAGGGCAAGGAGTGACTCCGGTGTTGCCGCGGGCGCCACCGCGGCCTGGACCGTGCCTGTTCCGTTCTGCAACGCGAGAGCCTGCGGCCCTGCCAGGGCGAGCGCGAGTATAAGCGTACCCGTCCATCGGGCGCACCCATGCCGTCGTCCCGGCCTGTCAGGCCGCTGTCCCACGCGTGTTCGGCTCCCACTGGGGGCGATCGGCGCCGAAGGCCGGCCCACCGTCCCGATCCTACCGTTGCCGCGGCATTGATGTTGCTGCAACCTCTCCCTACCATCGGTCGGCCCGCCTTTCGGGGGCCATCGGCGAGGCGACATGAACGACTGGTTCGACGCCGAAGAGCACGTTGAACGCGCCCACGAGCTGTACGAGGCCGGGCGCTGGGACGAGGCCGAGTCCGAGTTGCGCAAGGCCCTGTCGCGCAATCCCTACCAGGCGGAGTGGCAGTTCAACCTCGGCCTTACGCTCGAGGCCGCGGGCCGGTATCGCGAGGCCGCCGAGGCGTTCGCCTGCGCCGCCGAGTTGCGCCCCGACGACGCCCCGACGTCCGTGCTCGCGGGCCTGAACCGTCTCCGTGCCGGTGACCCCGAGGGCGCGCTGCCGCTGCTGGAGAAGGCGGCCTCGATCGACCCGCAGAACCTGGACGCCTTCACGTACCGCATCGAGGCGAACGCTCGGCTCGGCCGGCACGAGCAGGCTGAACTCTTGTTCTACATGGCGCAGCAGCTCGCCCCCGACCACGCGGACATCTACGCCGCGATGGCGGACTCGCTCCTCGAGCGTGGCCTGCACGACAAGGCCGTCTGGTGTTTGCGCGAGGCGGCTCGGCTGGACCCGGACCTGCCGCGTGTGCAGGCGAGACTCGCCGAGGCCTACGCCAGCACGGGGCGCCACGAGCGGGCGCGGCAGTTGTACCTGCTGGAACTGCGGCGCGACCCGGGCGACGTGGAGACGCTCCTCGACCTCGGTTGCCTGCTGACGGACATGAACCGCTACGCCGAGGCTGGCGAGAAGTTCCGCCGCGTGCTGGAACTGGAGCCGGACAACCCCGATGCGCACTTCCACCTCGGCGAGCTGGCGGAGCGGCAGGGCGACCGGGCCGGCGCGCTGGTGCAGTTCGACGTGGTGGTGCGCCTGAACGCGGAGTTCCCGGGGGCGCGGTGCGCGCTGGCCGAGTGCCTCATGCAGCGCGACAAGCCCGGCGATGCGGATCGCGCCGCGGACCTGCTGCTCGAGGAGTGCGCCGACCAGGCCCGCCACCCGGACCGCTCGGACCCGGAGGACGCGGCGGAGCTGGCACGCCTCCTGTTGGACGCGGATCGTCCGAAGGAGGCCGCGACGGTTTTCTCCCGTGTGCTGGCGAAACGCCCGAACGACGCCGAAGCCCACCACGGGCTGAGTGTGGCGAGGTTCCGGCTGCGCGACTTGGCGGGGGGGATGGAGTCGGCCCGCGCTGCACTGCGCCTGGCCCCGACAATGGTGGCGCCGATGCACAACCTCGCGCTGGCGTATCTGGAGCAGGGGCAGTGGACGCGGGCGCGCTACTGGGCCGCGCAGGCCTGCCGCATCGACCCGGACGACCCCTCACTGCGCCGCCTGCGCCTGCGCCTGCGGGTGCACGCGCTGGTCGAGGTCGTGGCGTGGCTGGCCGGGCGGGTGGTGCGACGCAAGCGCTGAGCATCCCGCGCCTCAAGCCTCAAGCCTCAAGCCTCAAGCCTCAAACTTTCCACCATCCGCCGCGCGATCGCCCGTGTTGGCGCGATCATCTCGTCCCCGTGCGATGCCGAAAACGCGGCGAGTTCCGCGAGCGTGAGCCAGCGCGTCTCCTCGTACTCCCAGGCGTCCGGGGCATGAGCGGTTGGAAGCGCCTCGGGGGCCCGGTCGTATTCGAGCCGCAGGACGATGTCCGTACCGCGACCGGCGGGGTCGAGCGTGATGCACTCCGGCACGGCCCGCGCCGGCGGGAGTGTGATGCCGATCTCCTCGCGGATCTCGCGCAGCAGGTGGTCGAGCGCGTCGCGACCGTTGAGCGTGGCCGGCTGGTCGTCGTCGAAGACACCCGGCGCGTGCAGGCCGCCGGCGGGTCCGAACTCCCACTTGCCGGGGCAGGCCCAGACCTCGCGGCTTCGCCTGCCGAGCAGCACGCGCGTGGGCTCGCCGGGCGGCGCGGCAACCAGCAGCCCCGTCACGCCCAGCAGCGAGACGATCGGCGGGTCGGACTCGTCCTGGCACGTCAGGCGGAGGTAGGAGTCGCGCCGGGCGTGGATGGTCGAGGCGGCCCCGTCAAACGACACAAACGCGAGGATCGGGCCGTTGAAGAGGCGCGGCGTGCGCGTCCGCAGCGCGTTCCAGCGTTCGAGCATGGCGCGCGAAGGCTCCGGCGCCCGCCCGGCAGCCACCTCGACGCGGAGCGCGTCGAGGAGAGTGGGCATTGGACGGTGGACAATGGACATTCGGTGTCGGTCCCTTCAGGCGGTGAGGGCTATTCTGCCGTCTGTCTTCACGTCCATCGTCCGCTGTTCACCGTCAACTGTCCCTCGGGCGTTTGGGCGTGATACGGCCGAGCGAGCCTTCGAAGGCTTCGAGCGCGGCCTTCACGAGCGGGTGTTCGGTGACGGTGACTTCCGGCCTCGCGCCGGTGTCGGGCGTGCCGACGGGCGACTCCTTGCGCTCGCGGATTTCCACTCGGGCGCGGCGGCCGGTCCCGTCCCGGATCAGCCGCTCCACCGCCTCACGTTGCGGTTCGAGAAGCGGCACGGCGAGCGGCGGCGCGTGCAGCACGATGGGATCGTCGTCCAGCGTCCCGGCCTCAACCCCCGCCAGCAGCGCG
The window above is part of the Synechococcales cyanobacterium CNB genome. Proteins encoded here:
- a CDS encoding tetratricopeptide repeat protein, translating into MNDWFDAEEHVERAHELYEAGRWDEAESELRKALSRNPYQAEWQFNLGLTLEAAGRYREAAEAFACAAELRPDDAPTSVLAGLNRLRAGDPEGALPLLEKAASIDPQNLDAFTYRIEANARLGRHEQAELLFYMAQQLAPDHADIYAAMADSLLERGLHDKAVWCLREAARLDPDLPRVQARLAEAYASTGRHERARQLYLLELRRDPGDVETLLDLGCLLTDMNRYAEAGEKFRRVLELEPDNPDAHFHLGELAERQGDRAGALVQFDVVVRLNAEFPGARCALAECLMQRDKPGDADRAADLLLEECADQARHPDRSDPEDAAELARLLLDADRPKEAATVFSRVLAKRPNDAEAHHGLSVARFRLRDLAGGMESARAALRLAPTMVAPMHNLALAYLEQGQWTRARYWAAQACRIDPDDPSLRRLRLRLRVHALVEVVAWLAGRVVRRKR
- a CDS encoding phosphoglucosamine mutase translates to MRDGPLMVGVSGMRGIVGTSLTTEVAARFAAAFGSWLPRRGGRPVVVVGRDGRAGCDPIHAAAVAGLTGAGCDVIDLGVEMTPTVGVMVDELDAAGGLVVTASHNGQEWNGIKCLVAEGEGVAEGVRACAPPPPAADEIAATFRGGRVVWRNWSEAGRVRRRHDAGWDHAALVLRRLGDELVALIRERRYSVVLDSVNAAGVEGGRRLLESLGCRVTHLGDDESGVFPHPPEPTRENLGTLCAAVSESRADAGFAQDPDGDRLAIIDGEGRYVGEEWTLVLAARSVLEACDALGARAHEGHRGIVLCANLSTSRMIDDLAREHGARVVRTPVGEAHVAGAMKREGSEIGGEGNGGVIWPGVTCVRDSLSAMALVLALMARHGRALAELIAEMPAYAIEKRKVEMAAREAASPAVERVAAWASREGARADRQDGVRVDWDDCRHAGGGPAWVHVRASNTEPIMRLIAEARTGDGAARLLAEVERAIGR
- the ppk1 gene encoding polyphosphate kinase 1 — protein: MTQTRRANSVTREPEPSPEASHFFNRDLSWLEFNRRVLAQAADADFPLLERVKFLAIFSNNLDEFFMKRVGLLKRSVHAGIDSPGPDGLRGRQVLAAIRERVIELQRVQAELWERTLRPALEAEGVRILRYADLNADERTAIDAWYRANVFPVLTPLAVDPGHRFPFISNLSENLGILVCAPGSPERHFARIKVPDVLPRFVPVGADAPMQPGDLARLPVSQDAPLRLLPLEELILNNLDDLFPGMETHDVTPFRLTRNAAVEREDDEVEDLLEHVEAELHMRRFASAVRIETAPNPSPGVLAFVTDELGLTEEDVYKRPGPLEYADLFQVAEVALPHLKFEPWIPAVPPAIAHASSSDSDLFAIVRERDVLLHHPYESFKASVERFIAAAARDPDVLAIKQTIYRTSRDSPFVASLIRAAENGKQVACLVELRARFDEQKNLRFARQLEKHGVHVAYGVVGLKTHCKCSLVVRRESGGLRAYAHLGTGNYNPHTAQLYTDIGLLTSNPRITDDVVALFNLLTGRSQQTEYNELLIAPANLRRQFSELIRRETENARRGLPARIFVKVNSLEDRKMSELIYEASQAGVRVDLVVRGFCCLRPGVPGLSDNVRVVSVVGRFLEHSRVFHFANARENPLDGDWYIGSADWMYRNLNNRVEAVIPVRDADARRRLNRIREVMLADRRRAWSLNPDGSYTQLVPPPDAPPDSPVALGTFRTLMNDTLAASGQG
- a CDS encoding pyridine nucleotide-disulfide oxidoreductase, translating into MIDADVLIVGAGPIGLEVAAGLKRAGVSYAHVEAGQVGATFGWWAPNTRFFSSTERLAVRGVPIPSVDQAKITGEEYQAYLREIVRQFGLEIRPYRRVVGVRREGEVFVVRTARSPHGVGGKEEMGEERGMQGPAPEEGGEEYRARRVVLAIGNMHRPRMLGVAGEGLAHVSHYFEGPHKYFGTRVLIVGGKNSAVEAALRCRRVGARVTVSYRGERFDEQRVKYWLRPEIEWLIAKGEIGWLPRTVVREIRDGSVVLGDAGGRGGPTEIETDFVLLMTGYVQDPSLFEAFGIALEGPERRPTHDPRTMETNVPGVYVAGTACGGSQERTRYFIENTHVHAERIVRAITGTGSAAEEPEFGALEEA
- a CDS encoding 6-carboxytetrahydropterin synthase, giving the protein MYSISVETEFCAAHAIVIAGVREPLHGHNWRVTATISGDTLDDEGVLCDFHAVEAALREVISPFVNANLHDSPPFNRRNPTAELVARHIADELAVRLAPSLARGARVSAVSVTEAPGCAATYRPEP